From Drosophila suzukii chromosome 2R, CBGP_Dsuzu_IsoJpt1.0, whole genome shotgun sequence, a single genomic window includes:
- the LOC108008877 gene encoding uncharacterized protein → MKLITKRSKMSGQAVKGFIENKRIFWIFVIIFMKNVNDTDCTSSGVTKTFPSVGICLTMGRSTDEVKDAVLRRSPGEKLPRNYIRMIKDYLFVSPNDFYRGGAQYCEGRNSTCGVDILDMRRELLPRKCTEIFDKIYFGEKLLPHCEQIFKFHELELGYCFLANNYMDYDSTDTMPLQYSSLDKHRNLRLVFQPPKLYNYELHVLSNEDVPNFASSGPGITSYHTKQIYEVEETPNRKSINEPVSQRQCRFPSEHSIKGIPYRDKDYDLEGYVVEIKLVSRN, encoded by the exons ATGAAACTGATAACAAAACGGAGCAAAATGTCGGGACAAGCAGTCAAGGGCTTCATCGAAAATAAAAG AATTTTTTGGATATTTGTGATAATTTTTATGAAGAATGTAAATGATACGGATTGTACCAGCAGCGGAGTGACAAAGACTTTTCCATCAGTGGGAATATGTCTGACAATGGGCCGTTCAACGGATGAAGTTAAGGACGCCGTTCTTAGACGTTCTCCCGGGGAAAAACTACCACGGAACTATATAAGAATGATAAAAGATTATCTTTTTGTAAGCCCCAACGACTTTTACCGTGGTGGAGCTCAATATTGTGAAGGACGAAATTCCACATGTGGAGTCGATATTTTAGACATGAGAAGGGAG TTACTTCCCAGAAAGTGCACGGAGATATTTGACAAAATTTACTTTGGTGAAAAATTGCTTCCCCACTGCGAACAAATATTCAAGTTTCATGAACTTGAATTGGGTTATTGTTTTCTAGCAAACAATTACATGGACTA TGACAGCACCGATACAATGCCTTTGCAATACTCTTCGTTGGACAAACACCGGAATCTACGCTTGGTCTTCCAACCCCCCAAACTATATAACTATGAA ttgCATGTCCTAAGCAATGAGGATGTACCGAATTTTGCTAGTTCAGGCCCCGGGATAACCTCTTATCATACCAAACAAATTTACGAAGTCGAGGAGACTCcgaaccgcaaatcgatcaaCGAACCAGTATCTCAACGGCAATGTAGATTTCCAAGTGAACATAGTATCAAGGGAATTCCTTACAG GGACAAGGATTATGACCTGGAAGGCTATGTGGTCGAAATTAAATTAGTATCTCGAAACTAG
- the LOC108008144 gene encoding sodium channel protein Nach-like isoform X1: MSGKAVKFLTKFLIFLVSNKRLFWIFVIMVSGWNMVTIFILLKNRYETDSTSIGVSTAYSRWTNTFPSIGVCLSKSRINKEFTEAVQRRFPGKKQPYTYTRTLYDYLFITPNNLYIKPEYCPDINSSCGVDILDMRRELFPTNCSSFLEKIYFAEVLLPDCEKIFKFHELEMGYCFLANNFMDYDSTEDMPLQYTSLDKYRNLRLVLRSGLVYGYELFIHSPEDLPYFNAISYGISGDTSIHSFNVEEIHNHENVIEEPISQRLCKFPSESTIEGLPYSFSICMSLIRSEIEMELCNCTLFSHKDRSSKHYCGVANVSCLEHGKLAEKVKSYVGSHMACLPSCMEQQISLVGSRDDKSKISEEEGFVVEVQIASAPTARYYRTVTQTKLDLIVGIGSVIGLFFGASLLNILEISSYFVKKIKTMILG, from the exons ATGTCGGGAAAAGCAGTCAAGTTTTtaacaaaatttttaatatttctcgTTAGTAATAAGAG ACTATTTTGGATATTTGTGATCATGGTTTCTGGATGGAACATGGTCACAATATTCATTCTTTTGAAGAATAGATATGAAACGGATTCCACGAGTATTGGAGTCTCCACTGCATATAGTCGTTGGACGAACACCTTTCCATCGATTGGAGTCTGCCTGTCGAAAAGTCGGATAAATAAAGAATTTACAGAGGCTGTTCAGCGACGTTTTCCTGGAAAAAAACAACCCTACACCTACACAAGAACCTTATACGACTACCTCTTTATAACACCCAATAACTTGTACATAAAGCCGGAATATTGCCCAGATATAAATTCTTCATGTGGAGTTGATATTTTAGACATGAGAAGAGAG TTATTTCCCACAAATTGTTCGTCATTTCTTGAAAAAATATACTTTGCGGAAGTATTGCTACCGGACTGCGAAAAAATATTCAAGTTTCATGAACTAGAAATGGGTTACTGCTTTCTTGCTAACAATTTTATGGACTA TGACAGTACCGAAGATATGCCTTTGCAATATACTTCCCTGGACAAATACCGGAATCTACGATTGGTTTTGCGAAGTGGCTTAGTATATGGATATGAG TTATTCATTCACAGTCCTGAGGACCTGCCCTATTTTAATGCTATAAGCTATGGAATTTCCGGTGACACTTCGATACATTCCTTCAATGTCGAGGAGATTCACAATCACGAAAATGTCATTGAGGAGCCAATTTCTCAAAGGCTTTGCAAATTTCCAAGTGAAAGTACTATTGAGGGTCTTCCCTATAG TTTTTCGATATGTATGTCTCTTATCCGAAGTGAAATTGAAATGGAACTCTGCAACTGCACTCTGTTTAGCCATAAGGATCGAA GTTCAAAGCACTATTGCGGAGTGGCGAATGTTTCCTGCTTGGAACACG GAAAACTGGCCGAAAAAGTGAAGAGCTATGTTGGATCTCATATGGCATGCTTGCCATCCTGCATGGAACAACAAATTAGTCTTGTCGG GTCTCGAGATGATAAAAGTAAAATAAGCGAAGAAGAGGGGTTTGTGGTCGAAGTACAAATAGCATCTGCACCCACCGCGAGATATTACAGAACAGTCACCCAGACCAAACTAGATCTAATAG TTGGAATTGGAAGTGTAATAGGACTTTTCTTCGGGGCATCTTTACTTAACATTTTGGAAATAAGctcatattttgtaaaaaaaattaaaactatGATTTTAGGTTAG
- the LOC108008144 gene encoding sodium channel protein Nach-like isoform X2, protein MVSGWNMVTIFILLKNRYETDSTSIGVSTAYSRWTNTFPSIGVCLSKSRINKEFTEAVQRRFPGKKQPYTYTRTLYDYLFITPNNLYIKPEYCPDINSSCGVDILDMRRELFPTNCSSFLEKIYFAEVLLPDCEKIFKFHELEMGYCFLANNFMDYDSTEDMPLQYTSLDKYRNLRLVLRSGLVYGYELFIHSPEDLPYFNAISYGISGDTSIHSFNVEEIHNHENVIEEPISQRLCKFPSESTIEGLPYSFSICMSLIRSEIEMELCNCTLFSHKDRSSKHYCGVANVSCLEHGKLAEKVKSYVGSHMACLPSCMEQQISLVGSRDDKSKISEEEGFVVEVQIASAPTARYYRTVTQTKLDLIVGIGSVIGLFFGASLLNILEISSYFVKKIKTMILG, encoded by the exons ATGGTTTCTGGATGGAACATGGTCACAATATTCATTCTTTTGAAGAATAGATATGAAACGGATTCCACGAGTATTGGAGTCTCCACTGCATATAGTCGTTGGACGAACACCTTTCCATCGATTGGAGTCTGCCTGTCGAAAAGTCGGATAAATAAAGAATTTACAGAGGCTGTTCAGCGACGTTTTCCTGGAAAAAAACAACCCTACACCTACACAAGAACCTTATACGACTACCTCTTTATAACACCCAATAACTTGTACATAAAGCCGGAATATTGCCCAGATATAAATTCTTCATGTGGAGTTGATATTTTAGACATGAGAAGAGAG TTATTTCCCACAAATTGTTCGTCATTTCTTGAAAAAATATACTTTGCGGAAGTATTGCTACCGGACTGCGAAAAAATATTCAAGTTTCATGAACTAGAAATGGGTTACTGCTTTCTTGCTAACAATTTTATGGACTA TGACAGTACCGAAGATATGCCTTTGCAATATACTTCCCTGGACAAATACCGGAATCTACGATTGGTTTTGCGAAGTGGCTTAGTATATGGATATGAG TTATTCATTCACAGTCCTGAGGACCTGCCCTATTTTAATGCTATAAGCTATGGAATTTCCGGTGACACTTCGATACATTCCTTCAATGTCGAGGAGATTCACAATCACGAAAATGTCATTGAGGAGCCAATTTCTCAAAGGCTTTGCAAATTTCCAAGTGAAAGTACTATTGAGGGTCTTCCCTATAG TTTTTCGATATGTATGTCTCTTATCCGAAGTGAAATTGAAATGGAACTCTGCAACTGCACTCTGTTTAGCCATAAGGATCGAA GTTCAAAGCACTATTGCGGAGTGGCGAATGTTTCCTGCTTGGAACACG GAAAACTGGCCGAAAAAGTGAAGAGCTATGTTGGATCTCATATGGCATGCTTGCCATCCTGCATGGAACAACAAATTAGTCTTGTCGG GTCTCGAGATGATAAAAGTAAAATAAGCGAAGAAGAGGGGTTTGTGGTCGAAGTACAAATAGCATCTGCACCCACCGCGAGATATTACAGAACAGTCACCCAGACCAAACTAGATCTAATAG TTGGAATTGGAAGTGTAATAGGACTTTTCTTCGGGGCATCTTTACTTAACATTTTGGAAATAAGctcatattttgtaaaaaaaattaaaactatGATTTTAGGTTAG
- the gammaSnap1 gene encoding gamma-soluble NSF attachment protein — translation MSGVAAKKIAEAENLVKQAEKSLKLSMLKWVPDYDSAADEYSKAATAYRIAKSYDKSKECFLKAIDCYKNNKAWFHAAKAYEQIILLSKDADKLHEVEEYANKSANLYQQHGSPEAAASALDKAAKLTESKHPDMALRFYQHALEVIMIEDSVRQAAEFASKVSRILVKLRRYEEATNALKKEISLNQQTESYGQIGRLVVALVMVQLARGDSVEAEKTFREWGNCCEPEEVATLQTLLQAFDDEDPELAARMLASPFIRHMDVEYAILSKNIPLPQGIQLEKKTGDNAGIETNDAEDEGGLC, via the exons ATGTCTGGAGTAGCTGCTAAAAAGATTGCCGAAGCGGAGAATCTAGTAAAGCAGGCCGAGAAGAG CTTGAAATTGTCTATGTTGAAATGGGTACCTGATTACGATAGTGCTGCCGATGAGTACTCCAAAGCGG CCACTGCATATCGAATAGCCAAAAGTTATGATAAGAGCAAGGAATGTTTTCTGAAGGCCATCGACTGCTATAAGAACAACAAAGCCTGGTTCCATGCTGCAAAGGCTTACGAGCAG ATTATTCTGCTGTCTAAAGATGCTGACAAATTGCACGAAGTTGAGGAGTACGCCAACAAGTCTGCTAATTTGTATCAGCAGCATGGCTCTCCAGAAGCAGCGGCGTCCGCATTGGATAAGGCCGCAAAGTTAACTGAATCCAAGCATCCTGACATGGCACTAAGATTCTACCAACACGCTCTGGAAGTTATAATG ATTGAGGATTCCGTCCGTCAAGCAGCTGAGTTTGCATCGAAAGTTTCAAGAATACTGGTGAAACTTAGGAG GTACGAAGAGGCCACAAACGCGCTCAAAAAAGAAATAAGCCTCAATCAGCAAACGGAATCCTATGGGCAAATTGGGCGGCTAGTTGTAGCCTTGGTAATGGTACAATTAGCACGCGGTGATTCTGTGGAAGCCGAAAAGACGTTCAGAGAATGGGGCAATTGCTGTGAGCCAGAAGAAGTGGCCACATTGCAAACTCTTTTGCAAGCCTTTGATGACGAAGACCCAGAATTAGCTGCCAGGATGCTGGCATCTCCATTTATCCGACACATGGATGTTGAGTATGCAATTCTATCCAAAAACATTCCATTACCTCAAGGAATACAGCTGGAAAAGAAAACCGGCGATAATGCTGGAATT GAAACCAATGACGCCGAGGACGAAGGGGGTCTATGCTAA
- the tsr gene encoding cofilin/actin-depolymerizing factor homolog: protein MASGVTVSDVCKTTYEEIKKDKKHRYVIFYIRDEKQIDVETVADRNAEYDQFLEDIQKCGPGECRYGLFDFEYMHQCQGTSESSKKQKLFLMSWCPDTAKVKKKMLYSSSFDALKKSLVGVQKYIQATDLSEASREAVEEKLRATDRQ from the exons ATG GCTTCTGGTGTAACTGTGTCGGATGTCTGCAAGACTACATATGAGGAAATAAAGAAGGACAAAAAACATCGCTATGTTATTTTCTACATTCGCGATGAGAAGCAGATTGATGTGGAGACTGTGGCAGATCGCAACGCCGAATACGACCAGTTTCTAGAAGATATCCAGAAATGCGGTCCTGGAGAGTGCCG GTACGGATTGTTCGACTTTGAATACATGCACCAATGCCAAGGCACCTCTGAGAGTTCAAAGAAGCAAAAGCTGTTCCTTATGTCATGGTGTCCCGATACTGCCAAG GTCAAGAAGAAGATGTTGTACTCTAGCTCCTTCGATGCTCTCAAGAAGTCGCTGGTGGGAGTGCAAAAGTACATACAAGCCACTGATCTTTCCGAAGCCTCCCGGGAAGCCGTCGAGGAGAAACTCCGGGCCACCGACCGCCAATAA